One window from the genome of Paracoccus zhejiangensis encodes:
- a CDS encoding NAD(P)-binding domain-containing protein — protein MSNLAYKIDILVIGGGQAGLSAAYHLHRLGLKGGKEFLLLDKSPEPGGAWQFRWPSLTMKTINRLHDLPGMRFAEVLDPGQTEVRAAEAVPAYFRAYEQRFQLPVYRPVTVRLVCGRGERLRIETDHETFSARGIINATGTWDAPQIPYYPGRELFQGRQMHTHDYQRPEEFAGKRVVIVGAGISALQFLDEISRVAARTIWVTRRPPEFHEGDFTAEDGRAAVARVEERVRQGLIPGSVVSVTGIPITPAIRAMQDRGVLNRQPMFSEITPTGIRWPDGREEAVDVILWATGFRSALDHLAPLQLREENGGIVMTGRLATQAARDPRVHLVGYGPSASTIGANRAGGAAAGELVQFLGLASSTSEREAHAK, from the coding sequence ATGAGCAACCTTGCCTACAAGATCGACATTCTCGTCATCGGCGGCGGGCAGGCCGGGCTGTCGGCCGCCTATCACCTGCACCGACTGGGTCTGAAGGGCGGCAAGGAATTCCTGCTGCTGGACAAATCCCCGGAACCGGGTGGGGCGTGGCAGTTCCGCTGGCCCTCGCTGACCATGAAGACGATCAACCGGCTGCACGACCTGCCCGGCATGCGCTTTGCCGAGGTGCTGGACCCGGGCCAGACCGAGGTGCGCGCGGCCGAGGCGGTGCCGGCCTATTTCCGCGCCTATGAGCAGCGGTTCCAGTTGCCGGTCTATCGCCCGGTGACGGTGCGGCTGGTCTGTGGCCGGGGCGAACGGCTCAGGATCGAGACTGATCACGAGACCTTCTCGGCGCGCGGCATCATCAATGCGACCGGCACATGGGACGCACCGCAGATCCCCTATTATCCGGGGCGCGAGCTGTTTCAGGGCCGGCAGATGCACACCCATGACTATCAGCGTCCCGAGGAATTCGCCGGCAAGCGCGTGGTCATCGTCGGCGCCGGCATCTCGGCACTGCAATTCCTTGACGAGATTTCCCGCGTTGCTGCCCGGACCATCTGGGTCACCCGCCGTCCGCCCGAATTCCACGAGGGCGATTTCACCGCCGAGGACGGGCGTGCCGCCGTCGCGCGGGTCGAGGAGCGGGTGCGGCAGGGGCTGATCCCCGGCTCGGTCGTCTCGGTGACCGGCATCCCGATAACCCCAGCGATCCGCGCCATGCAGGACCGCGGCGTGTTGAACCGCCAGCCGATGTTCTCCGAGATCACCCCCACCGGCATCCGCTGGCCCGACGGGCGGGAGGAGGCGGTGGATGTTATCCTCTGGGCCACGGGCTTCCGCAGCGCGCTGGACCATCTGGCGCCCTTGCAACTGCGCGAGGAGAATGGCGGGATCGTCATGACCGGTCGCCTTGCCACGCAGGCTGCCCGCGATCCGCGCGTGCATCTGGTGGGCTATGGCCCCTCGGCCTCGACCATCGGCGCCAATCGTGCTGGCGGCGCGGCGGCGGGCGAGTTGGTCCAGTTTCTGGGGCTCGCGAGTTCCACGAGCGAAAGGGAAGCCCATGCCAAGTGA
- a CDS encoding pirin family protein: MRKILSKSSAPRGHWVGDGFPVRSLFSHMSGDNDNTPFLMLDYGGPHDFAPAKKPRGVDVHPHKGFETVTIVYEGEVEHGDSTGKGGVIRKGDVQWMTAGSGILHKEFHSRDFTAKGGRFEMVQLWVNLPRKHKSAKPGYQGITDAQIPVIDLPGGAGQLRVIAGAHGGKKGPTRTFTPMDVWDLRLNAGKPVTLTPVEGHNVIVVVLSGDVVVNGETRLSGPSSARLSRKGGDILLEAGSEAKVLILAGQPIDEPVAAYGPFVMNSDAEIRKAMSDFQSGRFGRM; the protein is encoded by the coding sequence ATGCGTAAAATCCTGTCAAAATCCTCCGCGCCGCGCGGTCATTGGGTCGGCGACGGCTTCCCGGTCCGCTCGCTGTTCTCGCATATGTCCGGCGATAACGATAACACCCCCTTCCTGATGCTGGACTATGGCGGCCCGCACGACTTCGCCCCGGCCAAGAAGCCGCGCGGCGTCGATGTGCATCCCCATAAGGGCTTCGAGACCGTCACCATCGTCTACGAGGGCGAGGTTGAACACGGCGACAGCACCGGCAAGGGCGGCGTGATCCGCAAGGGTGACGTGCAATGGATGACCGCCGGCAGCGGCATTCTGCACAAGGAATTCCACAGCCGCGATTTCACCGCCAAGGGCGGCCGTTTCGAGATGGTGCAGTTGTGGGTGAACCTGCCCAGGAAGCACAAATCGGCCAAGCCGGGCTATCAGGGCATCACCGATGCGCAGATCCCGGTGATCGATCTGCCCGGGGGCGCCGGTCAGCTGCGGGTGATCGCGGGGGCCCATGGCGGCAAGAAGGGCCCGACGCGGACCTTTACGCCGATGGATGTCTGGGATCTGCGTCTGAATGCCGGCAAGCCCGTCACCCTGACGCCGGTCGAGGGCCATAACGTCATCGTCGTCGTGCTGAGCGGCGATGTGGTCGTGAACGGCGAAACCCGGCTCAGCGGCCCGTCTTCGGCGCGGCTGTCGCGCAAGGGCGGGGACATTCTGCTAGAGGCCGGCAGCGAGGCCAAGGTGCTGATCCTTGCCGGCCAGCCCATCGACGAGCCGGTGGCGGCCTATGGTCCCTTCGTGATGAACAGCGATGCCGAGATCCGCAAGGCGATGAGCGATTTCCAGTCGGGTCGCTTCGGCCGGATGTGA
- a CDS encoding DoxX family protein yields the protein MRDNLSRTPLFLPFMAGFYDSFAKPLAHLGLRLAVGALLIVEGWPKIVAPFAMAGFTENLGLYPGWLWSAVLAALQFVGGVLIVLGLLTRPAALANGVMLAVTYWFHLSHPYGAAILTSEGMAQLAQQASLFTEDGLRNLAADGGAVFLHQVQFKAEGLSAMWTVAALFLAAWGAGPLSVDRSLLKREF from the coding sequence ATGCGGGACAATCTTTCCAGAACGCCGTTGTTTCTGCCTTTCATGGCAGGCTTTTATGACAGCTTTGCCAAGCCGCTGGCGCATCTGGGGCTGCGGCTGGCCGTCGGCGCGCTGCTGATCGTCGAGGGCTGGCCCAAGATCGTCGCGCCTTTCGCCATGGCTGGCTTTACCGAGAACCTTGGTCTCTATCCCGGCTGGCTGTGGTCCGCCGTGCTGGCGGCGCTGCAATTCGTCGGCGGTGTGCTGATCGTTCTGGGGCTCCTGACCCGTCCGGCGGCGCTGGCCAATGGCGTGATGTTGGCTGTGACCTATTGGTTCCATCTCAGCCACCCCTATGGCGCGGCGATCCTGACGTCCGAGGGTATGGCGCAGCTAGCCCAGCAGGCGAGCCTCTTCACCGAGGACGGGCTGCGCAATCTGGCGGCGGATGGCGGCGCGGTCTTCCTGCATCAGGTGCAGTTCAAGGCCGAGGGGCTGTCGGCAATGTGGACCGTCGCGGCGCTGTTCCTGGCGGCTTGGGGTGCGGGTCCGCTGTCGGTTGACCGCAGCCTGCTGAAGCGCGAATTTTGA
- a CDS encoding hemerythrin domain-containing protein: protein MDDETLKLGTRAGLPEELMFLARQHPRGNWRGQPGLAGTGEFWLANHDYFRGMIQRIAGSLSALRESGETGFDSGPALQRHINGLLGGLDGHHRVEDHHYFPAFQRAEPRLLRGFEILDADHHLIHDSIDKLAATTRDSLQRLGQAEGVMTSDQRFAVDALAAVVDRFAPLLRQHLADEEDLVIPLILERARQDPEFS from the coding sequence ATGGATGACGAAACGCTGAAACTGGGTACCCGCGCGGGTCTGCCCGAGGAGCTCATGTTCCTCGCGCGCCAGCACCCGCGCGGCAACTGGCGCGGCCAGCCCGGCCTTGCTGGCACTGGCGAGTTCTGGCTGGCCAATCACGACTATTTCCGCGGCATGATCCAGCGGATCGCGGGCAGTCTGTCCGCCCTGCGCGAAAGCGGCGAAACCGGCTTTGACAGCGGCCCGGCGCTGCAGCGCCACATCAACGGACTGCTCGGCGGCCTCGACGGGCATCACCGGGTCGAGGATCACCACTATTTCCCCGCCTTCCAGCGCGCCGAGCCGCGCCTGCTGCGGGGATTCGAAATCCTCGATGCCGACCATCACTTGATCCATGACAGCATCGACAAGCTGGCAGCCACGACCCGCGACAGCCTGCAAAGGCTGGGTCAAGCCGAGGGGGTGATGACCAGCGACCAACGGTTTGCCGTCGATGCGCTGGCAGCGGTGGTGGACCGCTTTGCGCCGCTCTTGCGTCAGCATCTGGCGGATGAAGAGGATCTTGTGATTCCGCTGATCCTCGAACGCGCCCGGCAGGACCCCGAGTTCTCGTAA
- a CDS encoding GNAT family N-acetyltransferase: MPSEVIENPAEHRFELALEGEDIAAAYYQVDENGNVVLTHTEVPFAYGGQGIGTRLATGVFDQIRASGRKAVLKCSFMGRFFATHPEYGDIVAG, encoded by the coding sequence ATGCCAAGTGAGGTGATCGAGAACCCGGCCGAGCATCGCTTTGAACTGGCGCTGGAGGGCGAGGACATCGCCGCCGCCTATTACCAGGTCGACGAGAACGGCAATGTCGTGCTGACCCATACCGAGGTGCCCTTTGCCTATGGTGGGCAGGGCATCGGCACGCGGCTGGCCACCGGGGTCTTCGACCAGATCCGGGCCTCGGGGCGCAAGGCGGTGCTGAAATGCAGCTTCATGGGCCGCTTCTTCGCGACCCACCCGGAATATGGCGACATCGTGGCGGGCTGA